The genomic segment AAAACCACGCTTATATTCTTCACGTACTTCTGTACCAGGACATTTAGGAGCAACCATAACAACTGTTATATCTTTACGGATCTGCATCCCTTCTTCTACAACATTAAAGCCATGAGAGTAACCTAGCGCAGCGCCTTCTTTCATTAGTGGCATTACCGTTTCAACAACATTTGTATGTTGCTTATCTGGAGTTAGGTTAACAACAAGATCGGCTTGAGGAATTAGTTTCTCATAGCTCGCAACTTCAAAGCCATTTTCTTTGGCATTTTTATACGACTGACGCTGTTCATCAATCGCCGCTTGACGTAGTGCATATGCTACATCTAAGCCTGAGTCGCGCATATTAAGACCTTGATTAAGACCTTGAGCACCACAACCTACAATAACCACCTTCTTCCCTTTAAGGTAATCAGCTTCTGTTGCAAATTCCTCACGGTCCATAAAGCGACAACGACCAAGCTGATCCAACTGCTCGCGTAAATTCAGTGTGTTAAAGTAATTAGCCATGATAAAACTCCATAAATATCATTTAATCCATTAGGATGATCTTGTGTATAAAAAGATAATAACGAAAGATTAACATTGTAAAAAGTGATATATTAGCAACACATGATTGCAATATAGGCAACATAAATGAACATAAAACTTCTACAAACTTTCCTACATCTTTGTGAAAGTCATAGCTTTACTCAAACATCAAAAGCGATGCATTTAAGTCCCTCAGCTTTAAGCCGACAAATTCAAAAATTAGAAGATGACGTTGGACATCCACTTTTTATTAGAGATAATCGAAGTGTTGAACTAACAACGGCGGCTAAGCAACTTATACCTATAGCCTTGAATATATGTGCGGAATGGAGTGGTTACAAAGCAAGCTCTAATACTGTGAATAATACACTTAAGGGTCAGCTTAATTTATTTTGCTCAGTGACGGCAAGCTACAGTCATTTACCTCAATTACTAAACGACTTTAAAGTTAATTACCCCCATATAGACATTAAACTATCTACCGGTGATCCAGCTCAAGCGATCAATAAAATTGAAACATCAGAAGTCGATATTGCAATATCAGCTCTTCCAGAAACTCTATCAAATAAACTCGCCTTTGAAATTATTAGCGAAATCCCACTTTCGATCATTGCTCCAATTGGTAACAATCACTTCATCAGTGAAATTAATAAAGAAAATACAAATTGGAAGTCATTGCCTTTTATTTTGCCTGAATCAGGGACTGCGAGGAATAGAGCAAATCAATGGTTTAAGGAACAGAAAATCAAACCCACAATTTACGCTCAAGTATCAGGGCATGAAGCAATTGTGAGTATGGTGGCGTTAGGCTGCGGTATAGGTATTGCTCCAGACGTAGTAATCAATAACAGCCCAGTTAAAGACAAAGTTCAACGCCTAAATATATCGCCTATAGCGCCTTTTAAATTAGGATTATGTTGTAAAAAATCAAAACTAAACGACTCTGTCATTCAGGCTCTTTGGCAAGTAGCAGAAAATACATTTATTTAATCTAAATAAAACGAAAAAAGGCTTCCCTATGGGAAGCCTTTTAAAATTTGAGCCTAGCGATGTCCTACTCTCACATGGGGAAACCCCACACTACCATCGGCGCTATTACGTTTCACTTCTGAGTTCGGCATGGGATCAGGTGGGTCCATAACGCTATGGTCGCTAAGCAAAATCTGTCAGTAAATGGTGCTGATACCCAGACTCGAACTGGGGACCTCACCCTTACCAAGGGTGCGCTCTACCGGGCTGAGCTATATCAGCAAATAACTATTTACTTTTGTAATCGAAAAAAAGCCATCCTTTGGATGGCTTTTTAAAATTCAAGCCTGGCGATGTCCTACTCTCACATGGGGAAACCCCACACTACCATCGGCGCTATTACGTTTCACTTCTGAGTTCGGCATGGGATCAGGTGGGTCCATAACGCTATGGTCGCCAAGCAAATTCTTTTTATCTACCTCACTAAGAGATAAATAATAATCTGGAAAGCCGCTATTGTGTTCTTAATCACATTCAATCTGTTTCTTGTCGCTTTAAATCCGTTCAAAACCCCTTGGGTGTTGTATGGTTAAGCCTCACGGGCAATTAGTACAGGTTAGCTCAATGCCTCGCAGCACTTACACACCCTGCCTATCTACGTCGTAGTCTCCAACAACCCTTTAGGATACGTATAGTATCAGGGATGACTCATCTCAAGGCTCGCTTCACGCTTAGATGCTTTCAGCGTTTATCGATCCCGAACTTAGCTACCGGGCAATGCTACTGGCGTAACAACCCGAACACCAGAGGTTCGTCCACTCCGGTCCTCTCGTACTAGGAGCAGCCCCTTTCAATCATCCAACGCCCACGGCAGATAGGGACCGAACTGTCTCACGACGTTCTAAACCCAGCTCGCGTACCACTTTAAATGGCGAACAGCCATACCCTTGGGACCGACTTCAGCCCCAGGATGTGATGAGCCGACATCGAGGTGCCAAACACCGCCGTCGATATGAACTCTTGGGCGGTATCAGCCTGTTATCCCCGGAGTACCTTTTATCCGTTGAGCGATGGCCCTTCCATTCAGAACCACCGGATCACTATGACCTACTTTCGTACCTGCTCGAATTGTCATTCTCGCAGTCAAGCGGGCTTATGCCATTGCACTAACCACACGATGTCCAACCGTGTTTAGCCCACCTTCGTGCTCCTCCGTTACTCTTTGGGAGGAGACCGCCCCAGTCAAACTACCCACCAGGCACTGTCCGCAACCCCGATAAGGGGCCAACGTTAGAACATCAAGCATACAAGGGTGGTATTTCAAGATTGCCTCCACCAATACTAGCGTACTGGTTTCAAAGGCTCCCACCTATCCTACACATGTAGGGTCAATGTTCAGTGCCAAGCTGTAGTAAAGGTTCACGGGGTCTTTCCGTCTAGCCGCGGGTACACTGCATCTTCACAGCGATTTCAATTTCACTGAGTCTCGGGTGGAGACAGCGTGGCCATCATTACGCCATTCGTGCAGGTCGGAACTTACCCGACAAGGAATTTCGCTACCTTAGGACCGTTATAGTTACGGCCGCCGTTTACTTGGGCTTCGATCAAGAGCTTCGACCGAAGTCTAACCCCATCAATTAACCTTCAAGCACCGGGCAGGCGTCACACCGTATACGTCATCTTACGATTTAGCACAGTGCTATGTTTTTAATAAACAGTTGCAGCCACCTGGTATCTGCGACTCCCGGCAGCTTAGAGAGCAAGTCTCATCACCGCTAGGAGCGTACCTTCTCCCGAAGTTACGGTACCATTTTGCCTAGTTCCTTCACCCGAGTTCTCTCAAGCGCCTTAGTATTCTCTACTCGACCACCTGTGTCGGTTTGGGGTACGATTTCTTATAATCTGAAGCTTAGAGGCTTTTCCTGGAAGCATGGCATCAATGGCTTCACATCCGTAGATGCTCGACATCGTGTCTCAGCCTAACAAGAGTCCGGATTTACCTAAACTCTTAGCCTACGCACTTGAACTTGGACGACCGTCGCCAAGCCCACCTAGCCTTCTCCGTCCCCCCATCGCAATTATAAGAAGTACGGGAATATTAACCCGTTTCCCATCGACTACGCTTTTCAGCCTCGCCTTAGGGGTCGACTTACCCTGCCCCGATTAACGTTGGACAGGAACCCTTGGTCTTCCGGCGAGGGGGTTTTTCACCCCCTTTATCGTTACTCATGTCAGCATTCGCACTTCTGATACCTCCAGCATGCCTTACAGCACACCTTCGACGGCTTACAGAACGCTCCCCTACCCAGCACAATAAATTGCACTGCCGCAGCTTCGGTGTATAGCTTAGCCCCGTTACATCTTCCGCGCAGGCCGACTCGACCAGTGAGCTATTACGCTTTCTTTAAATGATGGCTGCTTCTAAGCCAACATCCTGGCTGTCTGAGCCTTCCCACATCGTTTCCCACTTAGCTATAACTTTGGGACCTTAGCTGGCGGTCTGGGTTGTTTCCCTCTCCACGACGGACGTTAGCACCCGCCGTGTGTCTCCCGGATAGTACTTACTGGTATTCGGAGTTTGCAAAGGGTTGGTAAGTCGGGATGACCCCCTAGCCTTAACAGTGCTCTACCCCCAGTAGTATTCGTCCGAGGCTCTACCTAAATAGATTTCGGGGAGAACCAGCTATCTCCAAGTTTGATTGGCCTTTCACCCCTAGCCACAAGTCATCCGCTAATTTTTCAACATTAGTCGGTTCGGTCCTCCAATTGATGTTACTCAATCTTCAACCTGCCCATGGCTAGATCACTTGGTTTCGGGTCTATATCCAGAGACTGAACGCCCAGTTAAGACTCGGTTTCCCTACGGCTCCCCTAAACGGTTAACCTTGCCACTGAATATAAGTCGCTGACCCATTATACAAAAGGTACGCAGTCACATAACAAGTATGCTCCTACTGCTTGTACGTACACGGTTTCAGGTTCTATTTCACTCCCCTCACAGGGGTTCTTTTCGCCTTTCCCTCACGGTACTGGTTCACTATCGGTCAGTCAGTAGTATTTAGCCTTGGAGGATGGTCCCCCCATATTCAGACAGGATATCACGTGTCCCGCCTTACTCGTTTTCACTGATGATGAGATGTCGGTTACAGGGCTATCACCTTGTATCGCGCCACTTTCCAGAGGCTTCACCTGTCTCATTAAAAGCTTAAGGGCTAACCCAATTTCGCTCGCCGCTACTTTCGGGATCTCGGTTGATTTCTCTTCCTCGGGGTACTTAGATGTTTCAGTTCTCCCGGTTTGCCTCGCTGCGCTATGTATTCACGCAGCGATACTAGCTTATGCTAGTGGGTTTCCCCATTCAGAAATCCCAGACTCAAAAGGTTTTTACTACCTAATCTGGGCTTATCGCAAGTTAATACGTCTTTCATCGCCTCTGACTGCCAAGGCATCCACCGTGTACGCTTAGTCACTTAACCATACAACCCCAAGAGGTTTCGTATGGACCATTTGCTTTCACTTTTCAAAGTGAAGACAAAACAGCAACCAAGGTTGAACTCGTCGCTATCTCTATATAAAAGATAGGGAGTTCTGGTTTTTCGCCGGATTCAAAATACAAGAACACTTGAATGTGTTTTTAATTTGTTTATCTAAAAGATAAACAAAAGATATTAAGAACTTTTAAATTTTTGATTTAGATAACTCGTAAGTTATTTAAATCAGTCAGCTTTCCAAATTGTTAAAGAGCTTAAAGCAAAAAGCTTTAATCAATAATCGAAATCATTAATTAAAGCTCTGTCACTTCAACTTATTAAAACCTAATCAATCTGTGTGAACACTCATAAATTGCAATCTATCGTTTAAGGAGGTGATCCAGCCCCAGGTTCCCCTAGGGCTACCTTGTTACGACTTCACCCCAGTCATGAACCACAAAGTGGTGAGCGTCCTCCCGAAGGTTAAACTACCCACTTCTTTTGCAGCCCACTCCCATGGTGTGACGGGCGGTGTGTACAAGGCCCGGGAACGTATTCACCGTGACATTCTGATTCACGATTACTAGCGATTCCGACTTCACGGAGTCGAGTTGCAGACTCCGATCCGGACTACGACGCACTTTTTGGGATTCGCTCACTATCGCTAGCTTGCAGCCCTCTGTATGCGCCATTGTAGCACGTGTGTAGCCCTACTCGTAAGGGCCATGATGACTTGACGTCGTCCCCACCTTCCTCCGGTTTATCACCGGCAGTCTCCCTGGAGTTCCCACCATTACGTGCTGGCAAACAAGGATAAGGGTTGCGCTCGTTGCGGGACTTAACCCAACATTTCACAACACGAGCTGACGACAGCCATGCAGCACCTGTCTCAGAGCTCCCGAAGGCACTAAGCTATCTCTAGCGAATTCTCTGGATGTCAAGAGTAGGTAAGGTTCTTCGCGTTGCATCGAATTAAACCACATGCTCCACCGCTTGTGCGGGCCCCCGTCAATTCATTTGAGTTTTAATCTTGCGACCGTACTCCCCAGGCGGTCTACTTAACGCGTTAGCTCCGAAAGCCACGGCTCAAGGCCACAACCTCCAAGTAGACATCGTTTACGGCGTGGACTACCAGGGTATCTAATCCTGTTTGCTCCCCACGCTTTCGCATCTGAGTGTCAGTGTCTGTCCAGGGGGCCGCCTTCGCCACTGGTATTCCTTCAGATCTCTACGCATTTCACCGCTACACCTGAAATTCTACCCCCCTCTACAGCACTCTAGTTTTCCAGTTTCAAATGCGGTTCCGAGGTTGAGCCCCGGGCTTTCACATCTGACTTAACAAACCACCTGCATGCGCTTTACGCCCAGTAATTCCGATTAACGCTCGCACCCTCCGTATTACCGCGGCTGCTGGCACGGAGTTAGCCGGTGCTTCTTCTGTCGCTAACGTCAAGATATGCAGCTATTAACTACACACCCTTCCTCACGACTGAAAGTACTTTACAACCCGAAGGCCTTCTTCATACACGCGGCATGGCTGCATCAGGCTTTCGCCCATTGTGCAATATTCCCCACTGCTGCCTCCCGTAGGAGTCTGGACCGTGTCTCAGTTCCAGTGTGGCTGATCATCCTCTCAGACCAGCTAGAGATCGTCGCCTTGGTGAGCTCTTACCTCACCAACAAGCTAATCTCACCTGGGCTAATCTTAGCGCGAGAGGTCCGAAGATCCCCCTCTTTGGTCCGAAGACATTATGCGGTATTAGCTATCGTTTCCAATAGTTATCCCCCACACTAAGGCATATTCCCAGGCATTACTCACCCGTCCGCCGCTCGTCAGCAAATTAGCAAGCTAATTTCTGTTACCGCTCGACTTGCATGTGTTAGGCCTGCCGCCAGCGTTCAATCTGAGCCATGATCAAACTCTTCAATTAAAGTTTTTTGATACCTTTCAGCAGAAAGGATATCGACTCAATGATTAATACTGATTTCTTACATAAAAGTAATTTTGTGTAGTCACTCAGTTCATTGATTATTTTTGTTTGAATTCACTTCGAAAAGCAAAAGCAAACTAGTGATTATCAACTCACAAGTGCCCACACAGATTAATAGGTTTCAAATTGTTAAAGAGCTTTTCTTCTACTTTTAAAGCGATTTCGCTTTTCTGTGAAGAGGACGGTCATTTTATCGATTTAAGCCTCAGTGTCAAGCACTTATTTAAAACTTAATTCTAAACCGCTTTACTAACTCTGATTGCTAACCCCTTATGGGATGGGCTCTCCGTGTCAGTGAGGTCGCATTATAGAGAGTTCGATCACATTGGCAAGCTCTTTTTCAAGATTATTTGATATTTATG from the Aliivibrio wodanis genome contains:
- a CDS encoding HTH-type transcriptional regulator, LysR-family; the protein is MNIKLLQTFLHLCESHSFTQTSKAMHLSPSALSRQIQKLEDDVGHPLFIRDNRSVELTTAAKQLIPIALNICAEWSGYKASSNTVNNTLKGQLNLFCSVTASYSHLPQLLNDFKVNYPHIDIKLSTGDPAQAINKIETSEVDIAISALPETLSNKLAFEIISEIPLSIIAPIGNNHFISEINKENTNWKSLPFILPESGTARNRANQWFKEQKIKPTIYAQVSGHEAIVSMVALGCGIGIAPDVVINNSPVKDKVQRLNISPIAPFKLGLCCKKSKLNDSVIQALWQVAENTFI